The DNA window AGGGCCCGCAGGAGGGGGAGCACTCAGCCCGCCCCTCTACTCGATCTATGGCGGTCAGCGCGCCCTCGTGAACAAGGATCGCTACATCATCGGTCGAGGGAAGCAGAGCAGCGACCTCACGATCAAGGATCCGAACGTGTCACGGCAGCACGCGATGGTGGAGTACCTGAACGGCCAGTACTACATGGTCGACATGGGCTCGACCAACGGCGTCGAGTACAACGGACAGAGGATTTCGCGAAAGCTGATCATGGAAGGGGACCTGTTCCGCATCTGTGATCACGAAGTGCGGTTTTCCTACCGCTGAAGGGAGCCGCCGGGTGGATCTCGTCCATCCGGTAGCCTGGCGTTTGCTTCCCATGGCGTTGCGGCGTCGCTTCACCAACCCGTCTCTTCTGTGGCACGCTCAGCGCTATGTCGCGGTGATGGTAGGCGCCATTGGCGCGGTCCATCTTTCTCTCATCGCGACCTCCGAGGCAGAGCCCTCGCGGAGTGAACGCTCTCCCCCCTGGATTGCACCGGACGTCGAGCCCTTTCCTGCGGGGGTTCGCAGTGTGCGCACCCGCGAAGTCGAGCATCCGATCTTTCACGCTCCTGGCGTGTCGACAGCAAGACGTGGTTCCGCACATATCGGGGCGACACTGCCCGTCTTCGCAGCCCGCAAAGCGGAGGG is part of the Chondromyces crocatus genome and encodes:
- a CDS encoding FHA domain-containing protein; its protein translation is MGPPAMPPPAGYPPAPGGMTPPPLGGPPGTSPLPAGPAGGGALSPPLYSIYGGQRALVNKDRYIIGRGKQSSDLTIKDPNVSRQHAMVEYLNGQYYMVDMGSTNGVEYNGQRISRKLIMEGDLFRICDHEVRFSYR